One Mycolicibacter sp. MU0083 DNA window includes the following coding sequences:
- a CDS encoding acyl-CoA dehydrogenase family protein, whose translation MTESTTDTSFIESEERRALREAVSAMAKNYGQDYYLEKARAGEHTDELWSEAGKLGFIGVNLPEEYGGGGAGMYELSLVMEEMSANGCALLMMVVSPAINGTIISKFGTDEQKKRWIPGIADGSLTMAFAITEPDAGSNSHKITTTARRDGSDWILKGQKTFISGIDQAQAVLVVGRSEDAKTGNLRPALFVIPTDTPGLSWTPIEMELVSPERQFQVFLDDVRLPADALVGSEDAAIAQLFAGLNPERIMGAASAVGMGRFAIGKAVDYVTTRQVWKTPIGAHQGLSHPLAQNHIEIQLAKLMMQKAATLYDAGDDFGAAEAANMAKYAAGEASTRAVDQAVQSLGGNGLTREYGIAAALTSSRLARIAPVSREMILNFVAQTSLGLPRSY comes from the coding sequence ATGACCGAATCAACCACCGACACCAGCTTCATCGAGAGCGAAGAGCGCCGCGCCCTGCGCGAGGCCGTCTCGGCGATGGCGAAGAACTACGGCCAGGACTACTACCTGGAGAAGGCCCGCGCCGGCGAGCACACCGACGAACTGTGGAGTGAGGCGGGCAAACTCGGATTCATCGGCGTCAACCTGCCCGAGGAGTACGGCGGCGGCGGCGCCGGCATGTACGAGCTGTCGCTGGTGATGGAAGAGATGTCGGCCAACGGCTGTGCGCTGCTGATGATGGTGGTCTCGCCGGCCATCAACGGCACCATCATCTCCAAGTTCGGCACCGACGAGCAGAAGAAGCGCTGGATCCCCGGCATCGCCGACGGGTCGCTGACCATGGCGTTCGCCATCACCGAGCCCGACGCCGGGTCGAACTCGCACAAGATCACCACCACCGCGCGCCGGGACGGCTCGGACTGGATCCTCAAGGGCCAGAAGACGTTCATCTCCGGTATCGACCAGGCGCAGGCAGTGCTGGTGGTCGGCCGCAGCGAGGACGCCAAGACCGGCAACCTGCGTCCCGCGCTGTTCGTGATTCCCACCGACACCCCCGGACTGTCCTGGACTCCGATCGAGATGGAGCTGGTCAGCCCGGAGCGCCAGTTCCAGGTCTTCCTCGACGACGTCCGGCTGCCCGCCGACGCGCTGGTGGGCTCCGAGGACGCCGCCATCGCGCAGCTGTTCGCCGGCCTGAACCCGGAGCGCATCATGGGTGCGGCCAGCGCGGTCGGCATGGGTCGGTTCGCGATCGGCAAGGCCGTCGACTACGTCACCACCCGCCAGGTGTGGAAGACCCCGATCGGTGCGCACCAGGGCCTGTCGCACCCGCTCGCCCAGAACCACATCGAGATCCAGTTGGCCAAGCTGATGATGCAGAAGGCTGCGACGCTCTATGACGCCGGTGACGACTTCGGTGCCGCCGAGGCCGCCAACATGGCCAAATACGCTGCCGGTGAAGCGTCCACCCGGGCGGTCGACCAGGCCGTGCAGTCGCTCGGCGGCAACGGGCTGACCAGGGAATACGGCATCGCCGCGGCTCTCACGTCGTCGCGGCTGGCGCGGATCGCACCGGTGAGCCGGGAGATGATCCTCAACTTCGTCGCGCAGACCTCGCTGGGTCTGCCCCGGTCCTACTGA
- a CDS encoding acetyl/propionyl/methylcrotonyl-CoA carboxylase subunit alpha — protein MISNVLVANRGEIARRVFATCRRLGLGTVAVYTDPDAGMPHVAEADAQVRLPETTSYLSAEAIIAAAQAAGADAIHPGYGFLSENAEFATAVQAAGLTWIGPPVAAVTSMGSKIESKKMMAAAGVPVLEELDPATVTAEQLPVLVKASAGGGGRGMRVVTELSALADEVAAAEREAASAFGDPTVFCERYLPTGHHIEVQVMADAHGTVWAVGERECSIQRRHQKVVEEAPSPLVERTPGMRDKLFEAARLAASAIGYTGAGTVEFLADANGEFFFLEMNTRLQVEHPVTEETTGVDLVELQIAVADGVRLDPEPPATRGHSIEVRLYAEDPAQGWQPQAGTVHRLEVPGVAAEFGSLGRRTGVRLDSGIVDGSTVSVHYDPMLAKVISYAPTRRQAATVLAGALARTRLHGLRTNRDLLVNVLRHPAFLDGATDTAFFDTHGLAELSAPLADDATVRASAVAAALADAAQNRATARVFGTIPTAWRNLASGFQSKGYLDDAETEHRVEYRFSRTGLIVNADLTVVSYRPDEVVLADASGVARTFTVARYGADVHVDSPAGAVHLVALPRFPDPDSEVAQGSLLAPMPGNVIRLGAAVGDTVTAGQPLIWLEAMKMEHTISAPSDGVLTQLDVKPGDQVEVGAVLARVEQPETDS, from the coding sequence ATGATCAGCAACGTTCTGGTAGCCAACCGCGGCGAGATCGCCCGGCGGGTCTTCGCCACCTGCCGCCGATTGGGCCTGGGCACCGTCGCGGTCTACACCGATCCGGATGCCGGCATGCCGCATGTCGCCGAGGCCGACGCACAGGTGCGACTGCCCGAGACCACCAGTTACCTGTCGGCCGAGGCGATCATCGCCGCGGCACAGGCCGCCGGAGCCGATGCGATCCACCCCGGCTACGGATTCCTTTCCGAGAACGCCGAGTTCGCCACCGCCGTGCAGGCGGCCGGCCTGACCTGGATCGGGCCGCCGGTGGCCGCGGTGACCTCGATGGGCTCCAAGATCGAGTCGAAGAAGATGATGGCCGCCGCCGGCGTGCCGGTGCTCGAGGAACTCGACCCGGCAACCGTCACCGCCGAGCAGTTGCCGGTACTGGTGAAGGCGTCGGCCGGCGGTGGCGGCCGCGGGATGCGGGTGGTCACCGAATTGTCGGCACTGGCCGACGAGGTGGCGGCCGCCGAGCGGGAAGCCGCGTCGGCGTTCGGCGACCCGACGGTGTTCTGCGAGCGCTACCTGCCGACCGGCCACCACATCGAGGTCCAGGTGATGGCCGATGCGCACGGCACGGTGTGGGCGGTCGGCGAGCGCGAGTGCTCGATCCAGCGCCGCCACCAGAAGGTCGTCGAGGAAGCCCCCTCGCCGCTGGTGGAGCGCACCCCCGGAATGCGCGACAAGCTCTTCGAGGCGGCCCGACTGGCGGCGAGCGCGATCGGTTACACCGGCGCCGGCACGGTCGAGTTCCTGGCCGATGCGAACGGCGAGTTCTTCTTCCTGGAGATGAACACCCGCCTGCAGGTCGAGCACCCGGTCACCGAGGAGACCACCGGCGTCGACCTGGTCGAATTGCAGATCGCGGTCGCCGACGGCGTCCGGTTGGATCCCGAACCTCCTGCGACGCGGGGGCATTCGATCGAGGTGCGCCTCTACGCCGAGGATCCGGCACAGGGCTGGCAGCCGCAGGCCGGCACCGTGCACCGCCTCGAGGTGCCGGGCGTGGCCGCCGAATTCGGGTCGCTGGGCAGGCGCACCGGCGTCCGATTGGATTCCGGCATCGTCGACGGATCGACGGTGTCGGTGCACTACGACCCGATGCTGGCCAAGGTGATCAGCTATGCGCCCACCCGCCGGCAGGCGGCCACCGTGCTGGCCGGCGCACTGGCGCGTACCCGACTGCACGGGCTGCGCACCAACCGCGACCTGCTGGTCAACGTGCTGCGTCATCCGGCGTTCCTGGACGGCGCCACCGACACCGCGTTCTTCGACACCCACGGCCTGGCGGAGTTGTCCGCGCCACTGGCCGACGACGCGACGGTGCGGGCCTCGGCGGTCGCGGCCGCACTGGCCGACGCCGCGCAGAATCGAGCCACCGCGCGGGTGTTCGGCACGATTCCCACCGCCTGGCGCAACCTGGCCTCGGGTTTCCAGTCCAAGGGCTACCTCGACGATGCCGAGACCGAGCATCGCGTCGAATACCGTTTCAGCCGAACCGGATTGATCGTCAACGCCGACCTCACCGTGGTCTCGTACCGCCCGGACGAGGTGGTGCTGGCCGACGCGTCCGGGGTGGCCCGGACCTTCACCGTGGCCCGTTACGGTGCGGACGTCCACGTGGACTCCCCCGCCGGAGCGGTGCACCTGGTCGCGTTGCCCCGCTTCCCCGACCCCGACTCAGAGGTCGCCCAGGGTTCGCTGCTGGCCCCCATGCCCGGCAACGTGATCCGGCTGGGTGCGGCCGTCGGCGACACCGTGACCGCCGGCCAGCCGCTGATCTGGCTGGAAGCCATGAAGATGGAACACACCATCAGCGCACCGTCCGACGGTGTGCTCACCCAACTCGACGTCAAGCCCGGCGACCAGGTCGAGGTCGGCGCGGTACTTGCGCGCGTCGAACAACCGGAAACCGATTCCTGA
- a CDS encoding acyl-CoA carboxylase subunit beta — MTTLKSTLDTNSPAYAEAAGALTEKLAEIDAEHAKALAGGGPKYVDRHHARGKLTARERIEALVDADSPFLELCPLAAWGSNFQVGASLVTGIGAVEGVECMIIANDPTVKGGTSNPWTLRKILRANKIALENRLPVISLVESGGADLPTQKEVFIPGGQMFRDLTRLSAAGIPTIALVFGNSTAGGAYVPGMSDHVVMIKERSKVFLAGPPLVKMATGEESDDESLGGAEMHSRTSGLGDYLANDELDAIRVGRRIVARLNWAKQGPKPSAVVVEPRYDTEELIGIVPPDLRIPFDPREVIARIVDDSDFDEFKPLYGSSLVTGWARLHGYPVGILANARGVLFSEESQKATQFIQLANRSNTPLLFLHNTTGYMVGKDYEEGGMIKHGSMMINAVSNSTVPHISLLIGASYGAGHYGMCGRAYDPRFLFAWPSAKSSVMGGAQLAGVLSIVNRAATEARGQQVDEEADAAMRAMVEGQIEAESLPLVLSGMLYDDGVIDPRDTRTVLGMCLSAIANGPVEGTSNFGVFRM; from the coding sequence ATGACCACACTGAAGTCCACCCTGGACACCAACTCCCCCGCCTACGCCGAGGCCGCCGGGGCACTGACCGAGAAGCTCGCCGAGATCGACGCCGAGCACGCCAAGGCGCTGGCCGGCGGCGGACCCAAGTACGTCGACCGCCACCACGCCCGCGGCAAGCTCACCGCCCGGGAACGCATCGAGGCGCTGGTCGACGCGGACTCCCCGTTCCTGGAGCTGTGCCCGCTGGCCGCCTGGGGCAGCAACTTCCAGGTCGGGGCCAGCCTGGTGACCGGCATCGGCGCGGTCGAGGGCGTGGAGTGCATGATCATCGCCAACGACCCGACGGTCAAGGGCGGCACCTCCAACCCGTGGACGTTGCGGAAGATTCTGCGGGCCAACAAGATCGCGCTGGAGAACCGACTTCCGGTGATCTCCCTGGTGGAATCCGGTGGGGCCGACCTGCCGACCCAGAAGGAAGTCTTCATTCCCGGCGGCCAGATGTTCCGCGACCTGACCAGGCTCTCGGCCGCCGGTATCCCGACCATCGCGCTGGTGTTCGGCAACTCCACCGCGGGTGGCGCCTATGTCCCCGGGATGTCCGATCACGTGGTGATGATCAAAGAGCGCTCGAAGGTGTTCCTGGCCGGGCCGCCGCTGGTGAAGATGGCCACCGGCGAGGAGTCCGACGACGAATCACTGGGCGGCGCCGAGATGCACTCCCGCACTTCGGGTCTGGGCGACTACCTGGCCAACGACGAGCTCGACGCCATCCGCGTCGGACGGCGCATCGTGGCCCGGCTGAACTGGGCCAAGCAGGGGCCGAAGCCGTCCGCCGTCGTCGTCGAACCCCGCTACGACACCGAAGAGCTGATCGGCATCGTGCCGCCGGACCTGCGCATCCCGTTCGACCCGCGAGAGGTGATCGCCCGGATCGTCGACGACTCCGACTTCGACGAGTTCAAGCCGCTGTACGGATCGTCACTGGTGACCGGCTGGGCGCGGCTGCACGGCTATCCGGTCGGCATCCTGGCCAACGCACGCGGTGTGCTGTTTTCCGAGGAGTCCCAGAAGGCCACCCAGTTCATCCAGTTGGCCAACCGGTCCAACACCCCATTGCTGTTCCTGCACAACACCACCGGGTACATGGTGGGCAAGGACTACGAAGAGGGCGGGATGATCAAGCACGGCTCGATGATGATCAACGCCGTGTCCAATTCGACCGTGCCGCACATCTCGCTGCTGATCGGGGCCTCCTACGGCGCCGGCCACTACGGCATGTGCGGTCGCGCCTATGACCCGCGGTTCCTGTTCGCCTGGCCGTCGGCCAAGTCCTCGGTGATGGGCGGCGCGCAGCTCGCCGGTGTGCTGTCCATCGTGAACCGGGCGGCCACCGAGGCCCGCGGACAGCAGGTCGACGAGGAGGCCGATGCCGCGATGCGCGCCATGGTCGAAGGTCAGATCGAGGCCGAGTCGCTGCCGTTGGTGCTGTCCGGGATGCTCTACGACGACGGGGTGATCGATCCGCGCGACACCCGCACGGTCCTGGGAATGTGTTTGTCCGCCATCGCCAATGGCCCGGTCGAGGGGACGTCGAACTTCGGCGTCTTCCGGATGTGA
- a CDS encoding acyl-CoA dehydrogenase family protein, which produces MSIWTTPERQALRGTVRGFVEREITPNVDEWERTGELPRELHRKAAEVGLLGAGFPEEVGGSGGDGADAVIVCEQMHAAGAPGGVFASLFTCGIAVPHMIASGDARLIEEFVRPTLAGEKIGSLAITEPGGGSDVGHLRTTAEFVPGDGSGYYLVNGAKTFITSAVRADYVVTAVRTGGPGAAGVSLLVVEKGTPGFTVSRKLDKMGWRSSDTAELSYVDARVPVANLVGVENSGFAQIAAAFVSERVGLAAQAYSSAQRCLDLTLAWCRDRETFGRPLISRQAVQNTLAEMARRIDVARVYTHHVVERQLAGEQNLIAEVCFAKNTAVEAGEWVAHQAVQLFGGMGYMTECEVERQYRDMRIIGIGGGTTEILTSLAAKSLGYQS; this is translated from the coding sequence GTGAGCATCTGGACCACCCCCGAGCGCCAGGCGCTGCGGGGGACGGTACGGGGTTTCGTCGAACGCGAGATCACCCCGAACGTCGACGAGTGGGAGCGCACCGGTGAACTGCCCCGGGAGCTGCACCGCAAGGCCGCCGAGGTCGGCCTGCTGGGCGCCGGCTTCCCCGAGGAGGTCGGCGGCAGTGGCGGCGACGGCGCCGACGCGGTGATCGTCTGCGAGCAGATGCACGCCGCCGGAGCGCCGGGCGGGGTGTTCGCCTCGCTGTTCACCTGCGGGATCGCGGTGCCGCACATGATCGCCTCCGGCGACGCCCGCCTCATCGAGGAGTTCGTCCGCCCCACCCTGGCCGGGGAGAAGATCGGCTCGCTGGCGATCACCGAACCCGGCGGCGGGTCCGATGTCGGGCACCTGCGCACCACCGCTGAGTTTGTCCCCGGCGACGGCAGCGGCTACTACCTGGTCAACGGCGCCAAGACCTTCATCACCTCCGCGGTGCGCGCCGACTACGTCGTGACCGCGGTGCGCACCGGCGGGCCGGGAGCGGCCGGGGTGTCGCTGCTGGTGGTCGAGAAGGGCACGCCGGGGTTCACCGTGTCCCGCAAGCTGGACAAGATGGGCTGGCGCTCCTCGGACACCGCCGAACTGTCCTACGTCGACGCCCGGGTGCCGGTGGCCAACCTGGTCGGCGTCGAGAACAGCGGCTTCGCCCAGATCGCCGCGGCCTTCGTCTCCGAGCGGGTCGGGCTGGCCGCACAGGCCTATTCCAGTGCCCAGCGCTGCCTGGATCTGACCCTGGCCTGGTGTCGGGACCGGGAGACCTTCGGCCGTCCGCTGATCTCGCGGCAGGCGGTGCAGAACACCCTGGCCGAGATGGCGCGGCGCATCGACGTCGCCCGGGTCTACACCCACCACGTGGTGGAGCGGCAGCTCGCCGGGGAGCAGAACCTGATCGCCGAGGTGTGTTTCGCCAAGAACACCGCGGTGGAGGCCGGTGAATGGGTGGCGCACCAGGCGGTGCAGCTCTTCGGCGGCATGGGCTACATGACCGAGTGCGAAGTGGAACGGCAGTATCGAGACATGCGCATCATCGGTATCGGTGGCGGTACCACCGAGATCCTCACGTCACTGGCCGCGAAATCCCTGGGGTACCAATCATGA
- a CDS encoding acyclic terpene utilization AtuA family protein: MTTPVRIGNCSGFYGDRHAAMREMLTGGELDFLTGDYLAELTMLILGRDRMKNPDRGYAKTFLTQLEQCLGLARDKGVRIVANAGGLNPAGLADAVRELADRLGIAARVAHVEGDDLLPRAAELGLGSPLTANAYLGAWGIVDCLADGADIVITGRVTDASVIVGPAAAHFGWSRTDYDRLAGAVVAGHVIECGIQASGGNYSFFTEIPTAQMLHPGFPLAEIHADGSSVITKHPGTGGLVSVDTVTAQLLYEVTGARYANPDVTARMDSVELAPDGPDRVRIARVTGEAPPPTYKVSLNSIGGFRNSTTFVLTGLDIEAKAELLRTQLEAAMTVRPAELQWTLARTDRPDADTEETASALLHCVVRDPDPAKVGRAFSSAGIELALTSYPGFCVTAPPGDGQVYGVFTPGYVDASEVPHVAVHADGTRVAIPPATETLELAAAADPRLPEPLPSGPTRRVPLGSIAGARSGDKGGSANVGVWVRSDEAWRWLAHTLTAERLRELLPETAELPVTRHLLPNLRAVNFVIEGILGQGVAYQARFDPQAKGLGEWLRSRHLDIPEQLLPKGTS, translated from the coding sequence ATGACGACACCGGTTCGGATCGGAAACTGTTCGGGCTTCTACGGCGATCGCCACGCCGCGATGCGCGAGATGTTGACCGGCGGTGAGCTCGACTTCCTGACCGGTGACTATCTGGCCGAGCTGACGATGCTCATCCTGGGCCGCGACCGGATGAAGAACCCCGACCGCGGCTACGCCAAGACGTTCCTGACCCAACTCGAGCAGTGCCTCGGCCTGGCCCGGGACAAGGGCGTGCGCATCGTGGCCAACGCCGGCGGGCTCAACCCGGCCGGACTGGCCGACGCGGTCCGCGAACTGGCCGACCGGCTGGGCATCGCGGCCCGGGTCGCCCACGTCGAGGGCGACGACCTGCTACCCCGCGCCGCCGAACTGGGATTGGGCAGCCCGCTGACCGCCAACGCCTACCTGGGCGCCTGGGGCATCGTCGACTGCCTGGCCGACGGCGCCGACATCGTGATCACCGGTCGCGTCACCGACGCCTCGGTGATCGTCGGCCCCGCGGCCGCGCACTTCGGCTGGTCGCGCACCGACTACGACCGGCTGGCCGGGGCCGTGGTCGCCGGCCACGTCATCGAGTGCGGCATCCAGGCCAGCGGCGGCAACTACTCCTTCTTCACCGAGATCCCGACCGCGCAAATGCTGCACCCCGGTTTCCCGCTGGCCGAGATCCACGCCGACGGATCCTCGGTGATCACCAAGCATCCCGGCACCGGCGGCCTGGTCAGCGTCGACACCGTGACCGCCCAACTGCTCTACGAGGTGACCGGGGCCCGCTACGCCAACCCGGACGTCACCGCCCGGATGGACAGCGTCGAGTTGGCCCCCGACGGCCCGGACCGGGTGCGGATCGCGCGCGTGACGGGCGAGGCTCCCCCGCCCACCTACAAGGTGTCGCTGAACAGCATCGGCGGGTTCCGCAACTCCACCACGTTCGTGCTGACCGGCCTGGACATCGAAGCCAAGGCCGAGCTGCTGCGCACCCAGCTGGAGGCGGCCATGACGGTCCGCCCGGCCGAGCTGCAGTGGACGCTGGCACGCACCGACCGCCCCGACGCCGACACCGAGGAGACCGCCAGCGCCCTGCTGCACTGCGTGGTGCGCGACCCCGACCCGGCCAAGGTGGGCCGGGCGTTCTCCTCGGCCGGCATCGAGCTCGCGCTGACCAGCTACCCCGGGTTCTGCGTCACCGCGCCGCCCGGGGACGGCCAGGTCTACGGGGTGTTCACCCCCGGCTACGTCGACGCGTCCGAAGTGCCGCACGTCGCCGTGCACGCCGACGGCACCCGCGTCGCCATTCCGCCCGCCACCGAGACGCTGGAGCTGGCGGCGGCCGCCGACCCGCGACTTCCCGAACCCCTGCCGTCCGGCCCGACCCGGCGGGTGCCGCTGGGGTCGATCGCCGGTGCCCGCAGCGGCGACAAGGGCGGCTCTGCCAACGTCGGCGTCTGGGTACGCAGCGACGAGGCGTGGCGCTGGCTGGCCCACACCCTGACCGCGGAGCGACTGCGCGAACTGCTGCCCGAGACCGCCGAGCTGCCCGTCACCCGGCATCTGCTGCCGAATCTGCGGGCGGTGAACTTCGTCATCGAGGGCATCCTCGGGCAGGGCGTGGCCTACCAGGCCCGATTCGATCCGCAGGCCAAGGGGCTGGGCGAGTGGTTGCGCAGTCGGCACCTCGACATACCCGAGCAACTGCTGCCGAAAGGGACTTCGTGA
- the rpmF gene encoding 50S ribosomal protein L32 — MAVPKRRMSRANTRSRRAQWKAEATGLVNVSVAGRAHKVPRRLLKAARLGLIDLDRR; from the coding sequence ATGGCCGTGCCGAAACGCAGGATGTCGCGTGCGAACACTCGCAGTCGCCGCGCGCAGTGGAAGGCTGAGGCAACCGGCCTGGTCAACGTGTCGGTCGCCGGCCGTGCGCACAAGGTGCCGCGCCGTCTGCTCAAGGCCGCGCGCCTGGGCCTGATCGACCTCGATCGCCGCTAA
- a CDS encoding response regulator transcription factor, whose translation MATRVLVVDDDRAVRESLRRSLSFNGYSVALATDGVEALEAITNDRPDAMILDVMMPRLDGLEVCRQLRSTGDDLPILVLTARDSVSERVAGLDAGADDYLPKPFALEELLARMRALLRRTTAEDLSESVAMSFEDLTLDPVTREVTRGERQISLTRTEFALLEMLIANPRRVLTRSRILEEVWGFDFPTSGNALEVYIGYLRRKTEAEGEPRLIYTVRGVGYVLRETPP comes from the coding sequence ATGGCTACCCGGGTACTGGTTGTTGATGATGACCGCGCTGTGCGCGAGTCGTTGCGCAGGTCTCTGTCGTTCAATGGTTATTCCGTCGCGTTGGCGACCGACGGCGTCGAGGCGCTCGAGGCCATCACCAACGACCGTCCCGACGCGATGATCCTCGATGTGATGATGCCGCGGCTGGACGGGTTGGAAGTCTGCCGCCAGCTGCGCAGCACCGGTGACGATCTGCCGATCCTGGTGCTGACGGCGCGTGACTCGGTCTCCGAGCGGGTCGCGGGCCTCGACGCCGGCGCCGACGACTACCTGCCCAAGCCGTTCGCGTTGGAGGAACTGCTGGCGCGGATGCGGGCGCTGCTGCGTCGCACCACCGCCGAGGACCTGTCCGAGTCGGTCGCGATGAGCTTCGAGGACCTCACCCTGGACCCGGTGACCCGCGAGGTGACCCGAGGCGAGCGACAGATCAGCCTGACCCGCACCGAGTTCGCGTTGCTGGAGATGCTGATCGCCAACCCGCGCCGGGTGCTGACCCGCAGCCGCATCCTCGAGGAGGTGTGGGGCTTCGACTTCCCCACCTCGGGCAATGCGCTGGAGGTCTACATCGGATACCTGCGTCGCAAGACTGAAGCCGAAGGGGAGCCGCGGCTGATCTACACCGTGCGCGGGGTGGGTTACGTGCTTCGCGAGACACCGCCCTGA
- a CDS encoding HAMP domain-containing sensor histidine kinase: MQSFRRQRSEESRKSTLSLRWRVMLLAMSMVALVVVLMAVAVYAVISAALYNDIDNQLQSRAEMLIASGSLAADPRKAIEGTAYSDVNAMLVNPGRSIYTANQPGQRLPVGQQEKAVIRGELILSRRTASGQRVLAVHLPTGGTLLISKSLAPTRAVTMKLRWVLLVVGGVGVVVAAVAGGMVTRTGLRPVGRLTDAAERVARTDDLRPIPVYGSDELARLTEAFNAMLRALAESRERQARLVADAGHELKTPLTSLRTNVELLMASAAPGAPQLPEEEMAELRADAIGQIEELSTLVGDLVDLTRDDQREAASEQVDITEVVDRSMERIRRRRNDIEFDIRVLPWHVYGDAAGLSRAVLNLLDNAAKWSPSGGVVRLNMRQLDATHMEMVVSDEGPGIPADQRELVFERFYRSDTARAMPGSGLGLAIVKQVVLKHGGAITIGETHPGATPPGTSFRLVLPGGPTSAEAPTAGVTGGSQSR; the protein is encoded by the coding sequence ATGCAATCGTTCCGCCGGCAGCGGAGCGAGGAGTCCCGGAAATCGACTCTGTCGCTGCGCTGGCGGGTGATGCTGCTGGCGATGTCGATGGTCGCGCTGGTGGTGGTGTTGATGGCGGTGGCCGTCTACGCCGTGATCTCGGCCGCGCTCTACAACGACATCGACAATCAGCTGCAGAGTCGCGCCGAAATGCTGATCGCCAGCGGTTCGCTGGCCGCCGATCCCCGCAAGGCGATCGAGGGCACCGCCTATTCCGACGTGAACGCCATGCTGGTCAATCCCGGGCGGTCGATCTACACCGCCAATCAGCCCGGCCAGCGGTTGCCGGTCGGGCAGCAGGAGAAGGCCGTCATCCGCGGGGAGTTGATCCTGTCGCGGCGCACCGCATCCGGCCAGCGGGTACTGGCGGTGCATCTGCCCACCGGCGGAACCCTGCTGATCTCCAAGAGCCTGGCGCCCACGCGCGCGGTGACCATGAAGCTGCGCTGGGTGCTGCTGGTGGTCGGCGGCGTGGGTGTCGTGGTGGCCGCGGTGGCCGGCGGAATGGTGACCCGCACCGGCTTGAGACCGGTGGGCCGGCTTACCGATGCGGCCGAACGGGTGGCACGCACCGATGACCTGCGGCCCATCCCGGTGTACGGCAGCGACGAACTGGCCCGGCTCACCGAAGCGTTCAACGCCATGCTGCGGGCACTGGCCGAATCCCGGGAACGTCAGGCCCGGCTGGTCGCCGATGCCGGGCACGAGCTGAAGACACCGCTGACGTCGCTGCGCACCAACGTCGAACTGTTGATGGCGTCCGCCGCGCCGGGCGCCCCGCAGCTGCCCGAGGAGGAGATGGCCGAACTGCGTGCCGACGCGATCGGTCAGATCGAGGAATTGTCCACGCTGGTGGGCGATCTGGTGGACCTCACCCGCGACGATCAGCGCGAAGCCGCATCCGAGCAGGTCGACATCACCGAGGTCGTCGACCGCAGCATGGAACGGATCCGGCGGCGCCGCAACGACATCGAGTTCGACATCCGGGTGCTGCCGTGGCACGTCTACGGCGACGCGGCCGGGCTGTCGCGGGCGGTGCTGAACCTGCTCGACAATGCGGCCAAGTGGAGCCCGTCGGGCGGGGTCGTGCGGTTGAACATGCGCCAACTCGACGCCACCCATATGGAGATGGTGGTCTCCGACGAGGGCCCGGGAATTCCCGCGGACCAACGTGAATTGGTGTTCGAGCGGTTCTACCGGTCCGACACGGCGCGCGCGATGCCCGGATCCGGTCTGGGGCTCGCGATCGTCAAACAGGTGGTGCTCAAGCACGGCGGGGCGATCACCATCGGAGAGACCCATCCCGGGGCGACGCCGCCGGGAACCTCCTTCCGGTTGGTGTTGCCCGGCGGGCCGACGTCCGCCGAGGCACCGACCGCGGGAGTCACAGGCGGTTCTCAGTCCAGGTAG